The following are encoded together in the Capsulimonas corticalis genome:
- a CDS encoding M56 family metallopeptidase, translated as MAGDWTAHFAPVMQVWAATMLRASVQGGALILVVWALCRFAPRIPASARCWLWWLASAKLLISLCCVGGVALPLLPGGTHAPKAAAPITKLFQPLRPQSGDSPPPLQSNNSVTAFAAPPAAPLSHAPKHVPPFSWVPQALFAGWALGATAMLIGNMCGWLRVRGALRRAVAIAPDQTQVEASTLARQMGYRAAIAVRESADCPSPFVAGLWRPVLIAPAGFTRNLSESERRMALAHEIAHLQRRDLLLGIIPTLARALFFFHPLLWLAAREYDAAREEACDAAAIAATQLDAVQYGRLLLKVMSAGAAAPSAALGIRPAYHAAKRRLLHVARPGWDTNRASVRLAAAALCGAGMCAALPIHVTARTQAAPRFKRDSAALPLRYVLQDLGPVGTSAAIRFAINDKGQVAGARDERALLWDNGHETPIGAIGRYHYGAALAINNAGAVAATYYNYDNYPHTLLWQDGEKSPALPARYRYNEPHGVNDLGWVVGSIRAGGHDAQGGLMTQAFLCANGQTQILGTLGGDHSMAYGVNDSGQVVGKADLARTYLERTAHGFTRPTHAFLWQNGVMQDLGTLGGDNSLACAVNQRGQAVGYSSTDDGTVHACFWDNGQAIDLGTLPGHDNSEARAVNDLGVAVGQSGVNADVTPPRAVLWSDGRVVDLNGAVTNAPQWTLQCADGVNNAGQIVGKGLVGGVTHAFVLTPQTAVSPISPVSARR; from the coding sequence ATGGCAGGCGACTGGACCGCACATTTCGCTCCGGTGATGCAAGTCTGGGCCGCCACGATGCTGCGCGCCTCCGTGCAGGGCGGCGCGCTGATCCTTGTCGTGTGGGCGCTGTGCCGGTTTGCGCCGCGAATCCCCGCCTCGGCGCGCTGCTGGCTGTGGTGGCTGGCGAGCGCCAAGCTTCTCATCAGCCTTTGCTGCGTCGGCGGCGTCGCTTTGCCCCTGCTTCCCGGCGGGACGCATGCGCCGAAGGCCGCCGCGCCGATCACCAAGCTCTTTCAGCCGCTGCGCCCGCAAAGCGGCGACTCGCCGCCGCCGCTCCAATCCAACAATTCCGTGACCGCCTTCGCCGCCCCGCCGGCGGCCCCGCTCAGCCATGCGCCGAAGCATGTCCCGCCATTTTCCTGGGTTCCCCAAGCGCTGTTCGCTGGCTGGGCGCTCGGCGCGACGGCCATGCTCATTGGGAATATGTGCGGCTGGCTGCGAGTGCGCGGCGCGCTTCGGCGCGCCGTTGCGATCGCGCCGGATCAAACCCAGGTCGAGGCGTCGACGCTGGCGCGGCAAATGGGATATCGCGCGGCGATTGCCGTTCGCGAATCGGCGGACTGCCCCTCCCCCTTTGTCGCCGGACTCTGGCGTCCCGTGCTGATCGCGCCGGCGGGATTCACGCGCAATCTGTCCGAGAGTGAGCGGCGGATGGCGCTCGCGCATGAGATCGCGCACTTACAGCGCCGCGACCTGCTGCTCGGGATCATCCCCACGCTGGCGCGCGCGCTGTTCTTCTTCCACCCGCTTCTGTGGCTTGCGGCGCGCGAATACGACGCCGCCCGCGAGGAAGCCTGCGACGCCGCCGCGATTGCGGCGACTCAGCTGGACGCCGTGCAGTACGGACGCCTGCTGCTCAAGGTCATGTCCGCCGGAGCCGCCGCGCCGAGCGCGGCGCTGGGGATCCGCCCGGCTTACCATGCGGCGAAGCGCCGGCTGCTGCACGTCGCGCGCCCCGGCTGGGACACGAACCGCGCCTCCGTGCGTCTGGCGGCGGCCGCGCTTTGCGGGGCGGGGATGTGCGCCGCGCTGCCGATCCATGTGACGGCGCGCACGCAAGCCGCCCCCCGATTCAAGCGCGACAGCGCCGCGCTCCCATTGCGCTATGTGCTGCAGGATCTGGGACCGGTGGGGACCTCAGCGGCGATCCGTTTCGCGATCAATGACAAAGGCCAGGTCGCCGGAGCGCGCGACGAGCGCGCGCTGCTCTGGGACAACGGTCATGAGACGCCGATCGGGGCGATTGGCCGCTACCATTACGGCGCGGCGCTCGCGATCAACAACGCGGGCGCCGTCGCCGCCACCTATTACAATTACGACAACTACCCACACACGCTGCTCTGGCAGGATGGGGAGAAGTCGCCCGCGCTGCCCGCCCGATATCGCTATAACGAGCCCCACGGCGTCAACGATCTTGGCTGGGTGGTCGGCAGTATCCGCGCGGGCGGGCACGACGCACAGGGCGGCCTGATGACGCAGGCGTTTCTCTGCGCCAACGGTCAGACGCAGATCCTCGGCACGCTCGGCGGGGATCACAGCATGGCGTACGGCGTGAACGACAGCGGCCAGGTCGTGGGCAAGGCGGACCTCGCGCGCACCTACCTGGAGCGAACGGCGCATGGATTTACCCGCCCCACGCACGCTTTTCTCTGGCAGAACGGCGTGATGCAGGATTTGGGGACGCTGGGCGGCGACAACAGCCTCGCCTGCGCGGTCAATCAGCGCGGACAGGCGGTCGGCTACTCTTCGACCGACGACGGCACGGTCCACGCCTGCTTCTGGGATAACGGGCAGGCGATCGATCTGGGGACGCTGCCCGGACACGACAACAGCGAAGCGCGCGCGGTCAACGATCTGGGCGTCGCCGTCGGCCAGTCCGGCGTGAACGCGGACGTCACCCCGCCCCGCGCCGTCCTCTGGTCCGACGGGCGTGTGGTGGACCTGAACGGCGCCGTGACGAACGCGCCGCAGTGGACGCTCCAGTGCGCCGACGGCGTCAACAACGCCGGCCAAATCGTCGGCAAAGGTCTCGTCGGCGGCGTCACCCACGCCTTCGTGCTGACGCCGCAAACCGCAGTTTCTCCCATATCTCCGGTCTCTGCGCGGCGCTAA
- a CDS encoding BlaI/MecI/CopY family transcriptional regulator, with the protein MMKPPMLGDQELEVLRYITDHSPISVRDVAVQFGEPLGLARTTILTVMERLRKKGFLTRTKSGGSFEYAPAVGKQDLMQNLVHDFVSRTLGGSLTPFVAYLSENQNLNEEEVADLQKLLDAMQAKKG; encoded by the coding sequence ATGATGAAGCCGCCAATGCTGGGAGATCAGGAGCTGGAAGTGCTCCGCTATATCACGGACCACTCGCCGATCTCCGTGCGCGATGTCGCGGTGCAGTTCGGGGAGCCGCTGGGGCTGGCGCGCACGACGATCCTGACGGTGATGGAGCGCCTGCGCAAAAAGGGTTTTTTGACCCGGACCAAGTCCGGCGGATCGTTTGAGTACGCTCCCGCCGTAGGCAAACAGGATTTGATGCAGAACCTCGTGCATGACTTTGTGAGCCGCACGCTCGGCGGATCGCTGACGCCCTTTGTAGCTTACCTCTCCGAGAACCAAAATCTGAACGAGGAAGAAGTCGCCGATCTGCAAAAACTGCTGGACGCGATGCAGGCGAAAAAGGGATAA
- a CDS encoding DUF6582 domain-containing protein has translation MSEKSTAIDRREDVNPDEGVREYGDVEFADTKNHKYPIDTEKHIRAAWSYINHKDNASKYDADEVETIKRRIKAAAKKKDVEIESE, from the coding sequence ATGTCCGAAAAGAGCACCGCAATCGATCGGCGTGAGGACGTCAACCCCGACGAGGGCGTACGCGAGTACGGCGACGTGGAGTTTGCCGACACCAAAAACCATAAGTATCCGATTGACACGGAAAAGCATATCCGGGCGGCCTGGAGTTATATCAACCACAAAGACAACGCATCGAAGTATGATGCGGACGAGGTGGAGACGATCAAGCGGCGAATTAAGGCGGCGGCGAAGAAGAAGGATGTAGAGATCGAGTCAGAGTAG
- a CDS encoding polysaccharide deacetylase family protein, whose product MFIGLLMASTLMTVSPPAPRLASVSPQIITHGARTHKWVVLSFDACETRKPAGYDAKIIDILTRTHTPATLFLGGHWMETHPAQARMLAANPLFEIGDHSYLHPHMTKISTAQMDDDLRKTQAVHQNLTGRQARLFRPPYGEYDASVIQEAARFGMKSVTWEVVTGDPDKHVTAPNIVRTVLARTKPGSIVIMHVNGRGWHTAEALPAVIAGLKKKGYSFARLSETLE is encoded by the coding sequence TTGTTTATTGGTTTGCTCATGGCGTCGACGCTGATGACGGTTTCGCCGCCCGCGCCGCGATTGGCTTCGGTCTCGCCGCAAATCATCACGCACGGCGCGCGGACGCACAAGTGGGTCGTGCTCTCGTTCGACGCCTGCGAAACGCGCAAGCCGGCGGGTTACGACGCCAAAATCATCGATATTCTCACGCGCACCCACACGCCCGCGACCCTGTTCCTCGGCGGCCACTGGATGGAGACGCACCCGGCGCAGGCTCGGATGCTCGCCGCCAATCCCCTGTTCGAAATCGGCGACCACTCTTACCTGCACCCGCATATGACCAAGATCTCGACGGCGCAGATGGACGACGACCTGCGCAAAACGCAGGCCGTCCACCAAAATCTCACCGGCCGTCAGGCGCGTCTGTTCCGTCCGCCTTACGGCGAATACGACGCCAGCGTGATCCAGGAAGCCGCCCGATTCGGCATGAAGTCCGTCACCTGGGAAGTCGTGACCGGCGATCCCGACAAGCACGTCACCGCGCCCAATATCGTCCGCACGGTCCTCGCCAGGACCAAACCCGGCTCCATCGTCATCATGCACGTCAACGGCCGAGGCTGGCACACCGCCGAAGCCCTCCCCGCCGTGATCGCCGGCCTGAAGAAAAAAGGATATTCGTTCGCGCGGCTCTCGGAAACGCTGGAGTAG
- a CDS encoding GNAT family N-acetyltransferase, with translation MSMFTFSEFPEIETPRLRLRETQPSDAEDILQILSQPEVVRFYNIGPLTKIEEAQALVKRRNVAYTEGTRIRWAIVLNETNRVVGSCGYGYADSESRQAEIGYELDPAHWGHGLMREALTAMLDFGFKTIHLNRIEALVVPQNTASRNLLSRLGFQEEGLLRERGFWKGAYHDLALYALLRRDWSLLP, from the coding sequence ATGTCCATGTTTACATTTTCCGAGTTTCCCGAGATCGAGACGCCCCGCCTGCGGCTGCGCGAAACGCAGCCGTCGGACGCGGAGGATATTTTGCAGATCCTCTCGCAGCCGGAAGTCGTGCGCTTTTACAATATCGGGCCGCTGACAAAAATCGAAGAAGCGCAGGCTCTGGTGAAACGCCGAAACGTGGCGTATACTGAAGGGACTCGAATCCGCTGGGCGATCGTTCTGAACGAGACAAACCGCGTCGTCGGCTCCTGCGGATATGGTTACGCGGACAGCGAATCGCGCCAGGCCGAGATCGGCTATGAGCTCGATCCGGCGCACTGGGGCCATGGCCTCATGCGCGAAGCGCTCACGGCGATGCTGGACTTTGGATTTAAGACAATCCACCTCAATCGTATCGAAGCGCTTGTCGTCCCTCAGAACACGGCGTCGCGAAATCTGCTGTCGCGGCTTGGCTTCCAGGAAGAGGGCCTGCTGCGCGAACGCGGATTTTGGAAGGGCGCTTATCACGATCTGGCGCTCTACGCATTGCTCCGGCGCGACTGGAGCTTATTGCCTTAG
- the cax gene encoding calcium/proton exchanger, which yields MTTISSRDRTIALVAVAATIASGIAISVHANPVLLFVITAVALAMLASMVGSATEQLGGKLGPGATGVLQSALGNLPELFICIFALRQGLVTVVQSALIGSILANSLLVLGLAFLAGGLKNGAQKFGKQQPRMIASLMLLAVSGLMIPTLAHTLHTAAGRHPDTLSIAAAIVLLIVFLVSLPVSIKGGPLTPADCEPCAEETPDAWPMWLSIVTLLAAGVGAAFVSDWFVEALKPAIRILHLSEAFTGLVLVAIAGNAVENVVGIQLAIKNRMDFAVSVILNSSLQVSLGLIPVLVLLSFFLGGAHLTLVLTPLLIAVLALAAIVTTVVVYDGESIWLEGAALIGLYVIIAAAFWWG from the coding sequence ATGACCACTATCTCCTCACGCGACCGTACGATTGCGCTCGTCGCCGTCGCGGCGACCATTGCTTCGGGAATTGCGATCTCCGTACACGCCAACCCCGTGCTGCTTTTCGTGATCACCGCCGTGGCGCTGGCAATGCTGGCGTCCATGGTCGGCTCGGCCACGGAACAGCTCGGCGGCAAGCTGGGCCCGGGGGCCACGGGCGTTCTGCAAAGCGCGCTCGGCAACCTCCCGGAGCTCTTTATCTGTATCTTTGCCCTGCGCCAGGGACTGGTGACGGTGGTGCAATCGGCGCTCATCGGATCGATCCTGGCGAACTCGCTGCTTGTGCTCGGTCTGGCGTTTCTCGCCGGCGGTCTCAAAAACGGCGCGCAGAAATTCGGGAAGCAGCAGCCGCGCATGATCGCATCGCTGATGCTGCTGGCGGTCTCCGGGCTGATGATCCCAACGCTGGCGCACACCCTGCACACCGCCGCCGGACGCCATCCGGACACGCTGAGCATCGCCGCCGCCATCGTCCTGCTGATCGTCTTCCTGGTCAGCCTTCCGGTCTCCATCAAAGGCGGACCGCTGACGCCGGCGGATTGCGAACCTTGCGCGGAAGAGACGCCGGACGCATGGCCGATGTGGCTCTCCATCGTCACCCTGCTCGCGGCGGGCGTCGGCGCGGCGTTTGTTTCCGATTGGTTTGTCGAGGCGCTCAAGCCGGCGATCCGTATCCTGCATCTGTCGGAAGCGTTCACCGGCCTTGTCTTGGTGGCGATCGCCGGCAACGCCGTGGAAAACGTGGTCGGGATTCAACTGGCGATCAAGAACCGCATGGACTTTGCCGTCAGCGTCATCCTCAACAGCTCGCTGCAAGTGTCTCTGGGCCTCATTCCCGTGCTGGTGCTGCTCAGCTTCTTCTTAGGCGGCGCGCATCTCACCCTGGTTCTCACGCCGCTGCTCATCGCCGTCCTCGCGCTGGCGGCGATCGTAACCACGGTCGTCGTTTATGACGGCGAATCGATCTGGCTGGAGGGCGCGGCGCTCATCGGCCTCTATGTGATCATCGCCGCCGCGTTCTGGTGGGGATAA
- the tsaD gene encoding tRNA (adenosine(37)-N6)-threonylcarbamoyltransferase complex transferase subunit TsaD: MNILGIETSCDETSVAVVRDGSDVRSSIIASQADLHAKTGGVVPEVASRQHLEQMNAVIAEGLSVAGAAFQDIDAIAVANRPGLLGALLVGVSAAKALAYALRIPLVGVHHIEAHIYANWLVDPRIEFPVVCLVVSGGHTEIFLVRGHGDYQIIGRTRDDAAGEAFDKSARLLGVPYPGGVLIDKMARELHGNTQAVKLPRARLGADSFDFSFSGLKTAVANAVADPANADVAPQDWAASVQEAIVDVLVEKTIRAATANGARRVLLAGGVAANSRLNERMQAACNAAGLPMTAPPPVYCTDNAAMITCAGYYHLLAGRRDTLELDTLSSERLA, encoded by the coding sequence ATGAATATCCTCGGAATTGAAACCTCCTGCGACGAAACGTCGGTCGCCGTCGTCCGCGACGGCTCGGACGTGCGCAGCAGCATCATCGCCTCGCAGGCGGACCTGCACGCCAAGACCGGCGGCGTCGTGCCGGAAGTCGCCTCACGCCAGCACCTGGAGCAGATGAACGCCGTCATCGCCGAAGGGTTGAGCGTCGCGGGCGCCGCGTTCCAGGACATCGACGCCATCGCCGTCGCGAACCGCCCTGGACTGCTCGGCGCGCTGCTCGTGGGCGTATCGGCGGCCAAGGCGCTCGCCTACGCCCTGCGCATCCCGCTGGTTGGGGTGCATCATATCGAAGCCCATATCTACGCCAACTGGCTGGTCGATCCCCGGATCGAATTCCCGGTCGTCTGCCTCGTCGTGTCCGGCGGCCACACCGAGATCTTTCTGGTGCGCGGCCACGGCGACTATCAAATTATCGGACGCACGCGCGACGACGCCGCCGGCGAGGCGTTCGATAAGAGCGCCCGCCTGCTCGGCGTCCCCTATCCCGGCGGCGTCCTGATCGACAAGATGGCCCGCGAGCTGCACGGAAACACCCAGGCCGTCAAATTGCCGCGCGCGCGACTCGGCGCGGATTCCTTCGACTTCTCCTTCAGCGGCCTCAAAACCGCCGTCGCCAACGCCGTCGCCGATCCCGCCAATGCCGATGTCGCGCCGCAGGACTGGGCGGCGTCCGTCCAGGAAGCCATCGTCGATGTGCTCGTCGAAAAGACCATCCGGGCCGCGACGGCGAACGGCGCGCGCCGCGTCCTGCTTGCCGGCGGCGTCGCCGCTAACTCCCGTCTCAACGAACGGATGCAGGCCGCCTGCAACGCCGCCGGCCTCCCCATGACCGCGCCCCCGCCCGTCTATTGCACCGACAACGCCGCCATGATCACCTGCGCTGGGTACTATCACTTATTAGCCGGCCGCCGCGACACTCTGGAGCTCGACACACTCTCCTCCGAGCGGCTGGCTTAA
- the rimI gene encoding ribosomal protein S18-alanine N-acetyltransferase, whose amino-acid sequence MNDILYENEAPTGFGPIAITRMVMADIDEVARLERRSNALPWSHNAYATEIGNTVAHYLVARDRDGTLVGYGGMWIIMDEAHFTNIAVDPSARRRRIGERLLLSLLEYGIDRGTERATLEVRERNVIAHNLYVKHGFKDVSVRKNYYSDNQENAVIMWLDDMATPAYREHIRRCMEIANR is encoded by the coding sequence ATGAACGACATCCTTTACGAGAATGAGGCGCCGACGGGATTTGGACCCATCGCCATCACGCGCATGGTCATGGCGGATATCGACGAAGTCGCCCGGCTGGAGCGCCGCAGCAACGCGCTTCCTTGGAGCCACAACGCGTACGCCACCGAAATTGGGAATACCGTCGCGCATTATCTGGTCGCCAGGGACCGCGATGGGACCCTCGTCGGATACGGCGGCATGTGGATCATCATGGACGAGGCGCACTTCACGAATATCGCCGTGGACCCATCGGCGCGGCGGCGACGGATCGGCGAACGCCTGCTGCTCAGCCTGCTGGAGTACGGGATCGATCGCGGCACGGAGCGCGCCACCCTGGAAGTGCGCGAGCGCAACGTCATTGCGCACAACCTTTATGTCAAGCACGGCTTCAAAGACGTCTCCGTGCGTAAGAACTACTATAGCGACAATCAAGAAAACGCCGTGATCATGTGGCTCGACGACATGGCGACCCCGGCTTACCGCGAGCATATCCGACGCTGCATGGAGATCGCCAATCGATGA
- a CDS encoding molybdenum cofactor biosynthesis protein MoaE, protein MAIVFLSDDPLQDVGELGARLQDPERGALVTFSGTVRGSTRGRRVTHLEYEAYRPLAEKQLRAIAEEAGERWGVTCAIAHRLGKVAVGERSITIAVASAHRAEAFEACRWLMDSLKTTVPIWKKEHFDGGAQWIEGSDTVPSPSSSTHNS, encoded by the coding sequence ATGGCGATTGTTTTTCTTTCCGACGATCCATTGCAGGATGTGGGCGAACTGGGCGCGCGGCTTCAGGATCCGGAGCGGGGCGCGCTGGTGACGTTTTCCGGCACGGTGCGCGGAAGCACGCGGGGCCGCAGGGTGACGCATTTGGAATATGAGGCTTACCGGCCTCTGGCGGAGAAGCAGCTGCGCGCGATTGCCGAGGAAGCCGGTGAGCGCTGGGGCGTGACGTGCGCCATCGCGCATCGATTGGGCAAGGTCGCGGTCGGAGAGCGCAGCATCACGATCGCGGTCGCGTCGGCTCATCGAGCGGAGGCGTTTGAGGCGTGCCGCTGGCTGATGGACAGCTTAAAGACGACGGTTCCGATCTGGAAAAAAGAACATTTTGACGGCGGCGCGCAGTGGATCGAGGGATCGGACACCGTCCCCTCGCCTTCTTCCTCCACGCACAATTCATGA
- the moaD gene encoding molybdopterin converting factor subunit 1, whose translation MQVTVLLFASYQDAAGTDNLRLDLPEGVTAAGCAETLAATFPALAARLPAGRVAVNAEFADDRTILRDGDEVAFLPPMSGG comes from the coding sequence ATGCAAGTCACCGTTCTCCTATTCGCCAGTTATCAGGACGCCGCCGGGACGGATAACCTGCGCCTCGATCTGCCTGAGGGCGTGACGGCGGCCGGCTGCGCCGAAACTTTAGCCGCGACGTTTCCGGCGCTGGCCGCGCGGCTGCCGGCGGGGCGCGTGGCGGTGAATGCGGAGTTTGCCGACGATCGGACGATTTTGCGCGATGGCGATGAAGTCGCGTTTCTGCCCCCGATGAGCGGAGGGTAG